The Mytilus galloprovincialis chromosome 2, xbMytGall1.hap1.1, whole genome shotgun sequence genome has a window encoding:
- the LOC143062582 gene encoding acid-sensing ion channel 2-like, whose product MATRHKEELKNTSCATYENSTACRHHMMTNSTPSSNFLKLHIYFEELNYEQIVEEPMYDITQVIADIGGSLGLCIGVSLLCVFEAVEAIVGVLLVMKRKIQGHTRVKAQFN is encoded by the exons ATGGCCACACGACACAAA GAGGAGCTTAAAAACACATCGTGTGCAACCTATGAGAATAGCACAGCATGCAGACATCATATGATGACAAATTCTACTCCCAG CTCAAATTTCCTGAAACTTCATATCTACTTCGAAGAACTTAACTATGAACAGATTGTAGAAGAACCTATGTATGAC ATAACCCAAGTGATTGCTGATATTGGTGGTTCTTTAGGACTGTGTATCGGAGTCTCATTATTATGTGTTTTTGAAGCAGTAGAAGCTATTGTAGGAGTTTTATTGGTGATGAAGAGAAAAATACAAGGACATACTCGCGTTAAAGCACAATTTAATtaa